The Chordicoccus furentiruminis DNA window GCAATTTGATAAAACGTTTTATCTCACTGGATTCAGATTATCGCCATTTTATCCTGTTGTCAATTCGTTTTGTAATTCTTTTTGCACATAATTGCTTAATGGTATTCATATAATCTGATGCCGGATGTCATTATGACCCCGTTAACAAAAAAAAGCCGTGCAGAAATATGGCGTTCTGCACAGCTCTTTTTCGCGATTGCGTCATTCCCTTATGCAAGATGAAAGCAGTTCGAATCCTCCGGCGCGGATTGCCGGTTCTCCTTTGTGTATTGATACAATGTATCGCACACCGTAATCGTATAATCCGTGAACAGCCGGCTCCGCCCCAGCGCCTGCCGGAGCCGGTGCTCATGATCATTTCTCCATGCGTCAAGCGCCTCTTTGTTTTTCCAGAAATTCATGCAGAGGTCCGTATCCGGATCCTCCGGACTCCGGTAATTGGCGCTTCCGAGGAACGCCCCATTGTCCTTCAGCCGTTCCGCCAGCTGACCGCCCTGTCTGTAAAACTCCGCCCTGCCCGCTTCATCCCGAAACGTCACCTTAAAGATCACCGTGATCATCGCTTATTCCCCGTATCTGTCCATGCTGTATCCTGTCATCGCATCCTCTTCAGTTTAGCACGTCACGAGCCGGTGACTGTTGCGCCGGCAACTTCGCCGGAAACGCATCGGGACATGTGCATAATCCAGCGTTTCGAATGGTAATGACCGAAGAAGCCGGCGTTCTGCTGCAGATTCCGTTTTCAGCCGCAGCCGGCTCTGTCATCCCATCACCGGCCGAGATGCCTTCTCAGCGTCGCACGGACCGCACCCAGCCCGCTGATCTCCTCGCGGACAAGCTCCTCGATTCGGTCTCCGATGCCGGCCTCGTACAGGTTCATGCCGAAGATATGCGGGTTGGACAGGATCGGACGCAGCTGATCCTTCAATGTATCCGGCTGCCCGAGCGTCACGGCGGCCAGTCGGTCCGTCAGTTCCCCGTTCATCGGATCAGGGGACAGCTCAAACGGCTTCCCGTTGTCATCGACCGCGAGCAGATAGCGGAGCCAGCCGGCGATCGCGAGCGGAATGCCGCGAAGCCGTCTTGCATCGCCGTACTTTTCGACAAAGGCGCGGATCGTGACCCCGAACCGGATCGCCACCATCTGGGAGGTGTCCACCGCGATCCGCTGCGGCGTATCCGGAATATACGGGTTCGGAAAACGCTCGTTCAGACACTCGTCGAGAAACTTCTCCGGCGACAGAATCCCCGGATCCACCACGACTTCCATGCCTTCCGCCGGTCCCACCAGATCGGCCAGTTTCCTCAGATCAGGGTCCGTAATCGTTTCCGCGAAGCTGGGAATCCCCAGCAGACAGCCGTACGGAGCCAGCGCCGTATGAATCGGATTCAGACAGACGGTAACCTTCATGCGCTCGCAGGCGTTCACCGTCGCGCGGTCCGTCAGATACACACCGGCCTTCTCCAGCGGAGGCCGCCCGTTCGGAAAACGATCCTCCACCACCAGATACTGCGGCGCTTCGGCGTTGACGAAAGGCGCGATATAGGTTTTTCTGTCCGTGATCACGATGTTCATATCCTCCACGCCGTCACGGGTCAGCGCTTCCGCCACAGCCCCGCTCGGACGCGGCGTGATCTTGTCGATCATGCTCCATGGAAATGCAGCCGCCGACTCGTCACGCAGATACTGAAGATACTCCTCTTCCACGAATCCGCGGTGCCGCCACTCCTCCGCAACAGTCAGAACGGCTTCCCGCAGCTTCTCTCCGTTCCGGGAGACATTGTCCGTGGAGACAAGCGCGATCGGCAACGCCCCCGCCTGAAAGCGCCGGTACAGCAGAGCGGCCGTCAGCGCCATCGCGCTGTTCAGCCTGCCATCCGGACCGGCCTCAAGATCCGCCCGGACAGCGGAAGTGAAGCGGCCGTCAGATCCGGACAGCGCATATCCTTTCTCCGTGATGGTATAGGTCACAAGCTGAAGCGCCGGGTTCGCGAAAATCTCCTGAAGACGCGCCCGGACCGTCCGGTCGTCAGGGCGTGCCGCCAGCGCCTCCGCCAGCGGGCCGATCACCCTTTTCTCAGTGGAACCGTCTTTTCTGAGCGTGACGCAGAGCGCCAGATTGTCATACGGGCGGTAGATCCGGTCGACCACATCGAAATCAAACGTCTCCACACAGGTGATCCCCCGGTCGAGATCGCCGGAAGCGATCAGATCATCGGCGATCACACCATGAAACATACGGAAAATATTCCCGATTCCGAAGTGCACCCAGCGGGGCGACTTCTTCGTCCGTTCCCTCACCGCCTTCACATCATAGGAAGGGATCCGGATCCCTGCCCGTTCCCATTCCTCCCGGTCTCCCAGTCCCTCCAGTGTCAGACGCATCCCTTTCTCCTTTCTCATTGTTTATTCTGTTTATGTTTCTGCATTTGCCGCGGCGCGGTCCGGTCCTGCCTCATGCTGCATGGAACGCCTTCTTCTCCGTCCCGTACCAGTCTCAGTTTCTCCCGTCCGGCTCTCTTCCCGCGCTGCCGGAAGCCTTCGCCCTCGTTTCTCTATCCTGATCATGGAGCACAGTCCGCCGGTCTGTCAAGCTCCGGTTCCGGACAGCACAAAACCCCGTCCGCGCACGCCAATGGTGTGCGGACGGGGCGCTTCTGTTACGCGTATACAAGAGATCTTCCGCGATGTTCGATCTTTGTGCTTTTGTTCCGTGGGTGCCGTTCACCCGATCCGGGTAATGTAACGGTCCAGCATGATGTAGTGGCACAGCGTGCCGATCATGATGAAAACATGGAAGATTTCGTGCGATCCGAAATAGATATGTCTCGCGTCAAAGGCCTTCGGGTGCATGGCATAGATCGCCGCCCCCACCGAGTAGGCGATGCCGCCGGCCAGCAGCCAGGCAAAGGCACCTGACGGCATCCCGGCGAGCAGAGGCTTCATGGCAAAGACGCAGAGCCATCCCATCCCGAGATACAGCACGGAGGAGACCCACTTCGGACAGGTGATCCAGAAAAGCTTCAGGATCACGCCCGCCAGAGCCAGCGTCCAGACTGCAGCCAGCAGCGCATAGCCTGACCGCCCGCGAAGTACGGTGAGACACAGCGGCGTATAGGATCCCGCGATCATGACCGATATGGAGGAATGGTCGATCTTGCGGAGGATTGTCGTCGTCCGGCGTCCGCTCACCACAGTGTGATACGTCGTGCTGGCCGCGTACAGAAGGCCCGCTGTCAGAAGAAAGACGCAGACGCCTGCTGCCGTCCAGGCGGATCCGTACCGCCGTGCGTGAAGCATCAAGGGTCCGGCACCGACCGCCACCAGGATCAATGCGGCGAAATGCGTCAGCGCGGAGCCGGGTTCCCGGATCTCCAGTGAGACGGTTGCGGGAAGCCTTCCGAATCTCGTGCTTTCTTCCCTTCTTCTTTCTGCCATCGTACTGCCTGTCATCTGAACCACCTCCGTCCGTTTCTCAGCGCAACCATCGATTTCTACAATTTATATGATGTGGTTTTCATTACTACATCACGGATTGATCTTACCACGTTGTGCGGATTGTGTCAATCTCATCGACCCTTGACTTCTCACGGGACCGCCTTGTGCTGGACGGGAATTCTGCTGCCTCGGCTCTGCCTTGCATTGAGCCGCTCCCGTTTGCCTGCCCCATGCTCTTTTTTGACACGAAGCGTCTTCCCTCGCCTTTATTCTCTGATGACCCATCTGCCGGAAACAGCCGCCCGCCGTTTCCCTGTCTTCCAAACGTTTCCCGAAGCGCACCTGTTTTTCAATTCTCCTGAACGTCAGGCGCGGCGGCTGCATTTTACGGAAGCATTACATGAGATTTACGCAAGTCCGATAGAACCGGTGCCCGGCGAATGGTACGCTGTCTGCTGACGGAAAGATCCGTACGATTTTTTACAGATGAAGGAGAAGACAATGAGAAGAAAAAAACCGTTTGCCGCTCTGTCACTGATCCTCGGCTGCACGCTCGCACTTGCCGCGCCGGCAGGTGCTGCCGCGTCTGACGTGGATTCGTCAGCTGTTTCAGCAGAGGCAGCCGCTTCCAACGACAGCGAAAACCCGCTGAACGGCAAGACGCCTGATGAAATTACGGAAGCCGCAAAAAAAGAAGGCGACATCGAGTCAGTCGGTATGCCGGATGAATGGGCGAACTGGGGCAATGCCTGGAAGGCCATCAAGGACAAGTACGGCATCAATCACACGGACGCCGATATGTCCTCCGCCGAGGAGCTGCAGATGTTCCAGACAGAGGGTGAGAACGGGACGAAGGACATCGGCGATGTCGGCCAGGCTTTTGGTCAGCAGGCGATCGACCAGGATCTGGCGCAGGGTTACAAGACCTCTTACTGGGACAGTGTGCCGGACTGGGCGAAGGGCGAAGACGGCAAGTGGATGATGGCCTACACCGGCGCCACCGCCTTCCTGACCAATACGGATCAGGTGAAGGAAGCGCCCAAGTCCTGGGCTGATGTCGAGAAGGGTGACTACAAGGTCGCGATCGGCGATATCAACGGCGGCACCGCCCAGGCGGCGGTCATCGCTTCGGCCTATGCCTTCGGCGGTGATCTGAACAATCCGGATCCGGCCTTCGATTTCTGGACGAAGATGGCAGAGGCGGGCCGCATCAATTCCGTCGATATCACGCAGCAGAACTTCGAGACCGGTGAGGTTCCGATGGGCGTTATCTGGTCCTTCAACGCCGTCACATACAAGAACAACATCACGAAATACAAGATGGAAGCGGACATCCCGACCGACGGTTCGATTCTGAGCGGCTACGCTTCCGTTATCAACAAGTACGCGCCGCACCCGAACGCGGCCGCGCTTGCGAGAGAGTATTTCTTCAGCGATGAGGGCCAGGCCAATCTGGCTGCGGCCGGCGGCGTCCCCACCCGTACGGATGTGGAGATTCCGGAGGAGGTACAGGAGAAGTCCTTCAAGACCTCTGCTTTCGCGAACGCCGTCCCGATGAAGGATACGGAAGCCTACACAAAGGCCTGCGAAACGGTGGTCTCCAGATGGAACGAGGAGATCGTTCCGCTGCTGGTTCAGTAAAAAACAGGTCCGGACTGAAACGGGATGACGAAGCTGCCGCACGGCTGTGCGGCAGTTTCTGCTTCCATACCTTCTGCTTCCATCCAGAGAGGAGTCTCCTATGAAGAAAAAACGATGGATCTGTCTGACCGCCCTGCTTCCCTTTCTGCTGCTGGCGGCCATGTATGAGATCCTGCCTCTGGCGATGGTGATTGTGAACAGTTTCCGCTCCGACAGCACCGGCGCGCTGACCTTTCAGAATTACCAGACCGTTTTCTCGAAGCTGCTGTACACGAAGGCGATTGAGAACAGCATCCGGATCTCGCTTCAGTCGGCGCTGATCGGAATCGTCATCGCCTTTCTCGGCCCCAGGCCGCGCACCGCGCGAAGGGACGGGTCGAAACAGTCTTTATGACTGTGCTGAATATGGTCTCCAACTTCGCGGGGATTCCGCTTGCATTTGCCTACATGATTCTTTTAGGAAATGCAGGTGTCATGGTCCAGTTTGGCCGGGAATTCGGCATCCGGGCGCTGGCCGACTTCAACTTGTATTCGACCCGCGGGATGAGCCTGATCTACGTCTACTTCCAGATCCCGCTCGCCACGCTCCTTCTGATGCCCGTCTTCGAGGGGATCCGCAAGGAATGGCAGGAAGCCGCGCATCTGCTGGGCGTCGGGAGCGGCCGTTTCTGGTTCTCCATCGGCATCCCGGTCCTGATGCCGGGGATCTTAAGCACATTCAGCGTGCTGTTCGCGAATGCCCTGGCTGCCTACGCGACCGCCTATGCACTGATGATGAATTCGCTCTCGCTGCTGCCGATCCAGATCGCCGGATGCTTCGTCGGTGAAGTGAAGATTCAAAAAGGGCTCGGCGGCTCGCTGTCTGTCGTCATGATGATCATCATGGTCGTCATGATCGGTGTCACCAACGGCCTCAGCCGTCCGTTCCGGAAAGGAGAAAGAAGTCATGCGGCGTCATAACGCGCTTTCCGTCATCCTGATCATCCTCGTGACGATCTACCTCCTGATTCCTCTGCTGGCCTGCGTGATCTATTCGCTCTTCTCAAAGTGGACCGGCGTCGTACCGAAGGGCTTCACGCTCTCCGCCTATCAGGAACTGTTCTCCAATACGGCTTTCTGGTCCGCGCTGGGCCAGACCATGCTGCTCTGCATCGCGCCGATCGCGATCACCGTCACAGTCGTCCTGCTGGCAATGTATGTGGTGGTCGTCTATGCACCCCGGCTGGAGAAATACGTGCAGATCATCTGCATGATCCCCTATACGATTCAGGGCGTCATCCTCTCGGTCAGTATTCTTTCGCTCTACGTCGGCAGCAAGTCGGTCCTGAGCAGCCGTCTGGTGATGCTGGTCGGTGCCTACTGCATTATCATCCTGCCTTACATCTATCAGGGCATCCGCAACAGCATGCGTTCCATCAATATGAAAACGCTGCTGGAGGCGGCTGAGATGCTGGGCTCGTCGCGGATCGCCGCGTTCTTCCGTGTCGTCGTGCCGAACCTGATGAGCGGCATCATCGTGTCGGCGCTTCTCGCGGTCGGCATCATCTTCGGCGACTACGTCCTGATCCGGAACCTGTCCGGTTCAACTGTAACGAACGTTCAGATCTTCATGTACCAGGCGATGAAGTCCGACAGCATGAAGTCGAGCGCGGTCTTCGTCATGATCATGCTGGTCACGTTCCTGATCGCCTCCTTCGTGCTGATCGGGCGGAATCATGCGTCCCGACACGCGGCACAGGCCGGCAGCCGGAAGAAAGGATAAACCATGGCATACATTGAGTTTCAGAATCTCTGCAAATCCTACGGATCCAAACAGGTGCTCGACGATATCAATCTTACGATCGAGAAAGGGGAGCTGGTCACACTCCTCGGTCCTTCCGGCTGCGGCAAGAGCACGCTGCTCCGGTGCCTTGCCGGCCTCGAGGAGGTCACGAAAGGACGCATCCTGCTCGACGGCACGGACATCACCGGCATTGAGCCGCGGAAGCGCGATATCGGCATGGTCTTCCAGCAGTACAGCCTCTTCCCGAACATGAACGTGACCCAGAACGTCGCGTTCGGCCTTAAGATCAAGAAGATGGATAAAGCCCTGATCCGTGAGAAAACGGCCGACATCCTGAAGATTGTCGGGCTCGACGAGCAGGCCGGGATGTATCCGGCCCAGCTCTCCGGCGGGCAGCAGCAGCGAGCCGCGCTCGCCCGCGCGCTGGTCACAGAGCCGAAGGTGCTTCTGCTCGACGAGCCGCTGTCCGCGATCGACGCGCTGCTCCGCCACAGCCTTCAGATCGAGATCCGACGGATCCAGAAAGAGGTCGGCATCACCGCCGTCTTCGTCACGCACGACCAGGACGAAGCGATGGTGATGTCGGATACGATCCACCTGCTCCACAGCGGTCACATCGAGCAGTCCGCGCACCCGATCGACATGTACACGAAACCCGTGACGCGCTTTGCAGCGACCTTCATCGGCCACTACAACCTTCTGAGCGCCGCCCAGCTGAAGACCGCCTGCGGCGGAACAGCTTTCGCCGAAATGACGGCCTTCCGGCCTGAGATCATCGACATGCATCCGGCAGGCGGCGCGGAGCCGGAGAATCCCGACGCCTACCTGATGCGGGGACGGATCGCGGCAAGCCTTCCCCACGGCAACATCATCCGCTACGCGGTTCTCTGCGGCGGTGTTCAGATTGACGTGGATACGCTGTTCGGCGACGAAAGTCTCTTCCATGAGGGCGACGAGGTGACGCTTTCCATCCCGAAGAGCAAATGCATCGCGCTCTGACGGAGCTGTTCCGGCGCCGGGGGCGGTTCTTCCCTCCGCCGCCCGGGCGCCTCGATCCGGAAACGCCTCCTTCTCTCTCCCTTGCCAGGAGCGTAAATCCGAAAGGCGCGCAGGTACGGCTGCTTTCAGCAGCAGGCCGTTCCTGCGCGCCTTTTATCATGATTCGCATTCTGCCCGGGCGGCTTTTGCGCGGATCTTCCGTCAGTTGCTGATCTCGATCATGTCCGCCTGAACCCACGGGATCGTAACGCTGGCACCCAGCACGGTCTCATAGGTGTACTCGCCCAGATCGACGCCGTAGACCGTCACCTGGTCATTCTCCAGCAGGTTGTAGTCGATGATGTCCGGATCAAAGGTGACGAACAGCACCGAATCGTAATCCGAATTAACGGCCAGCCGGATGTAGGAGGGATCTCCGTTATCCGCCTGAAGCACCTCGCCGGAGAATTTTACCTTCTGATTCAGATAGGCGTCCGGGTTCCGGGCCAGCTGCTGATAGCTGTAATCCGTGCTGTACTGCCCCTTCTGCGCCTCCTGCTTCGCCTGCGCTGCCACCTGATCCGCGATCCCCAGCGACTGAAGCAGCTGGTCTGTGATCGCGCCGTTGACCGTCAGTCCCTTCGCCGTCTCATAGGCGCTGATCTGCTCCGCTGTCTTCGCCCCCGGAACGCCGTCCGGATTGCCGCAGTTGTAGCCGGCCGCGTTCAGCGCCTGCTGCACCAGCCGGACCGTCGCCGCATCCGAATATGTGACGGTTGTATCCGCGCCGGCCACGTTGTCCGGAAGCTCCGGCTTCGACTCCGCGCTTTCGGCCTGTCCGTTCTTCAGCTCTTCCACTTCCTTTGTCAGTTCGTCGACCTTTGCCTTCAGCTCGTCCCGCTCCTTCGTCACCTTAGCCAGCTGATCCTCCAGCTTCCCGCTGTCTGTGCCCGCCGTCTGCGGCGCCGATGACGTGACGGCCGCCCCCACGGCCGTCCCCGGAATTGCAAGGCAGATTGCCGTGATCCATGCGGCCGCCATCCTGATTCCCCTCGATTTCTTCATACGTCTCTCCTTTCTCCGGCTCCCTGAGCCGTCTGTCCTTCCGCCGCCTGCCAGCGGCCGACGCCTCCGCGTCTCACTCTGCGCCTCTTCAGGCTCCGGCGCACCCGCAGATGTCTCTGCGTCAGTGGTCCTGACTGTTTCGCCGGCGGACTCTGACGCGCCCGCGGATGTCTCCTGTCACCCGGTTTCTGTATGCCCATTATAGGCGCATGTCTGTACAAAAAAAGAGACACCTGCACGGTGTCTCGGAAATTCATCATATTAAGCAAAAAAGATCAGGATGTCAGGCAGTCTGCCAGTGATGTATCCGTGAACAGTGTGTTCGCGCTGTAGAGAATCAGAACGTCCGTGATCTTGTTCTGGCTCATCGTGCTGCTGATGCTGTCGTAATAGTAGCGCGGATCGATCATCAGGATCCGGTCATAGTACGGCAGCAGAAACTGCACGAAGCTGTTGGCGTAGGAGTCCTTGAAGAGCAGCAGCGTCCGCCCCGTGCCGGCGTTCGTCCGGATATCCGCCACCGGATGGTTGCCGCCCATAAAGACCTGATACTGGTCCTTCTCTTTCAGCTTCGAGCTGTCATAGATCGAGGTGCGCGTCTTGTCATCGCAGGTAACGTACTCACTGACGTCCGCCTGCGGCACATAGATGCTGATCATGTCTCTCGTCCCGAACCGGCCGCTCTGGGATCCCAGCGTTCCCAGAAAATCAAAGGACAGGATATACCGCGTGTAGGTCGT harbors:
- a CDS encoding antibiotic biosynthesis monooxygenase family protein; amino-acid sequence: MITVIFKVTFRDEAGRAEFYRQGGQLAERLKDNGAFLGSANYRSPEDPDTDLCMNFWKNKEALDAWRNDHEHRLRQALGRSRLFTDYTITVCDTLYQYTKENRQSAPEDSNCFHLA
- a CDS encoding peptidoglycan-binding protein, which gives rise to MKKSRGIRMAAAWITAICLAIPGTAVGAAVTSSAPQTAGTDSGKLEDQLAKVTKERDELKAKVDELTKEVEELKNGQAESAESKPELPDNVAGADTTVTYSDAATVRLVQQALNAAGYNCGNPDGVPGAKTAEQISAYETAKGLTVNGAITDQLLQSLGIADQVAAQAKQEAQKGQYSTDYSYQQLARNPDAYLNQKVKFSGEVLQADNGDPSYIRLAVNSDYDSVLFVTFDPDIIDYNLLENDQVTVYGVDLGEYTYETVLGASVTIPWVQADMIEISN
- a CDS encoding ABC transporter substrate-binding protein; translation: MRRKKPFAALSLILGCTLALAAPAGAAASDVDSSAVSAEAAASNDSENPLNGKTPDEITEAAKKEGDIESVGMPDEWANWGNAWKAIKDKYGINHTDADMSSAEELQMFQTEGENGTKDIGDVGQAFGQQAIDQDLAQGYKTSYWDSVPDWAKGEDGKWMMAYTGATAFLTNTDQVKEAPKSWADVEKGDYKVAIGDINGGTAQAAVIASAYAFGGDLNNPDPAFDFWTKMAEAGRINSVDITQQNFETGEVPMGVIWSFNAVTYKNNITKYKMEADIPTDGSILSGYASVINKYAPHPNAAALAREYFFSDEGQANLAAAGGVPTRTDVEIPEEVQEKSFKTSAFANAVPMKDTEAYTKACETVVSRWNEEIVPLLVQ
- a CDS encoding mannitol dehydrogenase family protein, producing MRLTLEGLGDREEWERAGIRIPSYDVKAVRERTKKSPRWVHFGIGNIFRMFHGVIADDLIASGDLDRGITCVETFDFDVVDRIYRPYDNLALCVTLRKDGSTEKRVIGPLAEALAARPDDRTVRARLQEIFANPALQLVTYTITEKGYALSGSDGRFTSAVRADLEAGPDGRLNSAMALTAALLYRRFQAGALPIALVSTDNVSRNGEKLREAVLTVAEEWRHRGFVEEEYLQYLRDESAAAFPWSMIDKITPRPSGAVAEALTRDGVEDMNIVITDRKTYIAPFVNAEAPQYLVVEDRFPNGRPPLEKAGVYLTDRATVNACERMKVTVCLNPIHTALAPYGCLLGIPSFAETITDPDLRKLADLVGPAEGMEVVVDPGILSPEKFLDECLNERFPNPYIPDTPQRIAVDTSQMVAIRFGVTIRAFVEKYGDARRLRGIPLAIAGWLRYLLAVDDNGKPFELSPDPMNGELTDRLAAVTLGQPDTLKDQLRPILSNPHIFGMNLYEAGIGDRIEELVREEISGLGAVRATLRRHLGR
- a CDS encoding ABC transporter ATP-binding protein is translated as MAYIEFQNLCKSYGSKQVLDDINLTIEKGELVTLLGPSGCGKSTLLRCLAGLEEVTKGRILLDGTDITGIEPRKRDIGMVFQQYSLFPNMNVTQNVAFGLKIKKMDKALIREKTADILKIVGLDEQAGMYPAQLSGGQQQRAALARALVTEPKVLLLDEPLSAIDALLRHSLQIEIRRIQKEVGITAVFVTHDQDEAMVMSDTIHLLHSGHIEQSAHPIDMYTKPVTRFAATFIGHYNLLSAAQLKTACGGTAFAEMTAFRPEIIDMHPAGGAEPENPDAYLMRGRIAASLPHGNIIRYAVLCGGVQIDVDTLFGDESLFHEGDEVTLSIPKSKCIAL
- a CDS encoding ABC transporter permease encodes the protein MRRHNALSVILIILVTIYLLIPLLACVIYSLFSKWTGVVPKGFTLSAYQELFSNTAFWSALGQTMLLCIAPIAITVTVVLLAMYVVVVYAPRLEKYVQIICMIPYTIQGVILSVSILSLYVGSKSVLSSRLVMLVGAYCIIILPYIYQGIRNSMRSINMKTLLEAAEMLGSSRIAAFFRVVVPNLMSGIIVSALLAVGIIFGDYVLIRNLSGSTVTNVQIFMYQAMKSDSMKSSAVFVMIMLVTFLIASFVLIGRNHASRHAAQAGSRKKG
- the trhA gene encoding PAQR family membrane homeostasis protein TrhA, producing the protein MAERRREESTRFGRLPATVSLEIREPGSALTHFAALILVAVGAGPLMLHARRYGSAWTAAGVCVFLLTAGLLYAASTTYHTVVSGRRTTTILRKIDHSSISVMIAGSYTPLCLTVLRGRSGYALLAAVWTLALAGVILKLFWITCPKWVSSVLYLGMGWLCVFAMKPLLAGMPSGAFAWLLAGGIAYSVGAAIYAMHPKAFDARHIYFGSHEIFHVFIMIGTLCHYIMLDRYITRIG